The following are from one region of the Pelagibius sp. CAU 1746 genome:
- a CDS encoding alkaline phosphatase family protein, whose protein sequence is MAATRIMDQISHVVLVMLENRSLDNLLGWLYDAGKPQRIVPPGSGDAFDGLSGGAYYNDYKGTKLPVVHGTEKAAQPLRVPRLDPNEPFEHVTVQLFADGNGKMPDIKPGTPARMKGFAYDFDSVYESWAELGEVMGAYDLSQLPALSGLAGAYAVSDRWFSSVPTQTNPNRAFSLCGTSLGRVKNLHLSAVEQFKTKTIWNALPKNVSWGIYYKDIWHDKKCYTEYSFPFIDDAKKAAGWAEIATMDTFFKRAEAAILPAFTYIEPAWGYGKGLPDTFIGKQGDDYHPPTWVGPGEAFLNDIYNALTANPKAWANTLLVVTFDEHGGTYDHVDPGWGAVKPDQHSGPNGFQFDRYGVRVPTVLASPWIPAGTVFRAPAGSKHPYDHTSLIASILKWQGVDPAGAGLGKRVAVAPTFESVLSDKARSDVPRFKVPPDYAKQGGGATDFEAAEGVPIPVIRQAVDDGGSVEEIEARLRAWKAEHGGG, encoded by the coding sequence ATGGCAGCGACGCGGATCATGGACCAGATCAGCCACGTCGTTCTGGTCATGCTGGAGAACCGTTCCCTCGACAACCTGCTGGGCTGGCTCTACGACGCCGGGAAGCCGCAGCGCATCGTGCCGCCTGGCAGCGGCGATGCTTTCGACGGCCTTTCCGGCGGCGCCTACTACAACGACTACAAAGGCACCAAGCTGCCGGTGGTCCACGGCACCGAGAAGGCCGCGCAGCCGCTGCGCGTGCCGCGGCTGGACCCCAACGAGCCTTTCGAGCATGTGACGGTGCAGCTCTTCGCCGACGGCAACGGCAAGATGCCCGACATAAAGCCGGGCACCCCGGCCCGCATGAAGGGCTTCGCCTACGACTTCGACTCCGTCTACGAAAGCTGGGCCGAGTTGGGCGAGGTCATGGGCGCCTACGATCTGTCGCAGCTGCCCGCGCTCAGCGGGCTGGCGGGCGCCTATGCCGTCAGCGACCGCTGGTTCTCCTCGGTGCCGACCCAGACCAACCCCAACCGCGCCTTCAGCCTCTGCGGCACGTCGCTGGGACGGGTGAAGAACCTGCACCTCTCGGCGGTCGAGCAGTTCAAGACCAAGACCATCTGGAACGCTCTGCCCAAGAACGTGAGCTGGGGGATCTACTACAAGGACATCTGGCACGACAAGAAGTGCTACACCGAGTACAGCTTCCCCTTCATCGACGACGCGAAGAAGGCCGCCGGCTGGGCGGAGATCGCGACGATGGACACCTTCTTCAAGCGCGCCGAAGCGGCCATCTTGCCCGCCTTCACCTACATCGAGCCCGCCTGGGGCTACGGCAAGGGCCTGCCCGACACCTTCATCGGCAAGCAGGGCGACGACTATCATCCGCCGACCTGGGTGGGGCCCGGGGAAGCCTTCCTGAACGACATCTACAACGCGCTGACCGCCAATCCCAAGGCCTGGGCCAACACGCTGCTGGTCGTCACCTTCGACGAACACGGCGGCACCTACGATCATGTCGACCCCGGCTGGGGCGCGGTGAAGCCGGACCAGCACAGCGGCCCCAACGGGTTCCAGTTCGACCGCTACGGCGTGCGCGTGCCGACGGTCCTTGCTTCGCCCTGGATCCCCGCCGGGACGGTGTTCCGCGCGCCGGCCGGCAGCAAGCACCCCTACGACCACACCTCGCTGATCGCCAGCATCCTGAAGTGGCAGGGTGTCGACCCCGCCGGCGCGGGCCTCGGCAAGCGGGTGGCCGTGGCGCCGACCTTCGAGAGCGTGTTGAGCGACAAGGCGCGCAGCGACGTGCCACGCTTCAAGGTGCCGCCGGACTACGCCAAGCAGGGCGGCGGCGCGACGGACTTCGAGGCCGCCGAGGGCGTGCCCATCCCGGTCATCCGCCAGGCCGTCGACGACGGCGGCAGCGTCGAGGAGATCGAGGCGCGCCTGCGCGCCTGGAAGGCGGAACACGGCGGCGGGTGA
- the gluQRS gene encoding tRNA glutamyl-Q(34) synthetase GluQRS, whose protein sequence is MSAPEVTRFAPSPSGYLHLGHAYSALFAARQAGQGGRFLLRIEDIDGGRARPEFEAAIFEDLAWLGLAWETPVRRQSDWMAAYAEALADLEARDLVYPCFCTRKEIAAEISRASAAPHGPAGDLYPGTCRGLSPAERQDRKARGTLYALRLDMERALAEAVADHGAPLTWHDRARGSQACDPRPQGDVVLARKDIATSYHLSVVVDDAAQGVTLVTRGADLFEASHVHRLLQQLLGLPVPDYHHHRLIADDKGERLAKRSDALAIRALRAAGRSPAEVIAMTGIAEEAVS, encoded by the coding sequence GCCTATTCGGCGCTCTTCGCCGCCCGCCAGGCCGGACAAGGCGGGCGTTTCCTGCTGCGCATCGAGGACATCGACGGCGGGCGGGCGCGCCCGGAGTTCGAGGCCGCGATCTTCGAGGACCTGGCCTGGCTGGGCCTGGCCTGGGAGACCCCGGTGCGCCGCCAGTCCGACTGGATGGCCGCCTACGCCGAGGCCCTGGCCGATCTGGAAGCGCGCGATCTGGTCTACCCCTGCTTCTGCACCAGAAAAGAGATCGCCGCCGAGATCTCCCGCGCCTCCGCCGCGCCGCACGGGCCTGCCGGCGACCTCTACCCCGGCACCTGCCGCGGCCTGAGCCCGGCCGAGCGCCAGGACCGCAAGGCAAGGGGGACGCTCTACGCCCTGCGCCTGGACATGGAACGCGCCCTGGCCGAAGCCGTGGCGGACCACGGCGCCCCCCTCACCTGGCACGACCGCGCCCGCGGCAGCCAGGCCTGCGATCCACGGCCCCAAGGAGACGTGGTGCTGGCCCGCAAGGACATTGCCACCAGCTATCACCTCTCGGTGGTGGTGGACGACGCCGCCCAGGGCGTGACCCTGGTGACCCGCGGCGCCGACCTCTTCGAGGCGAGCCACGTCCACCGCCTGCTGCAACAACTGCTCGGCCTGCCGGTGCCCGACTACCACCACCATCGCCTGATTGCCGACGACAAGGGCGAGCGCCTGGCCAAGCGCAGCGACGCCCTGGCGATCCGCGCCCTGCGCGCGGCCGGCCGCAGCCCGGCGGAGGTCATCGCCATGACGGGAATTGCGGAAGAGGCCGTGTCGTGA
- a CDS encoding IclR family transcriptional regulator gives MAKPQAAKSRSARVLQLLELVARMDRPASVQEITELSGLPKATAYRICATLESDGYLRKEFGGRGLVAGPRLLSLARNLIGGSGLATARHAVLSVAARRIGETCNLSMPQDGEMVYLDRVEAEWPLRLQLPVGTRVPLHCTAAGKLYLSSLSPSPRAALLRSLTLEARTPNSVTDPEALNAALDEIRKTGVGVDNEEFLEGMVAVAVPVTDGGGRFFAALAVHAPVMRMNLEEAMTHVPVLQEAAAELSNLAAGVKLAETEAS, from the coding sequence TTGGCAAAGCCGCAAGCCGCGAAATCACGATCGGCCCGCGTGTTGCAGCTCTTGGAGCTGGTGGCGCGCATGGACCGTCCTGCTTCGGTGCAGGAAATCACCGAGTTGAGCGGCCTGCCCAAGGCGACGGCCTACCGCATCTGCGCGACCCTGGAGAGCGACGGCTATCTGCGCAAGGAGTTCGGCGGACGCGGCCTGGTGGCGGGCCCGCGTCTCCTCAGCCTGGCGCGCAACCTCATCGGCGGCTCCGGCCTGGCCACGGCGCGCCATGCGGTGCTCTCGGTCGCGGCCAGGCGCATCGGCGAGACCTGCAACCTCTCCATGCCCCAGGACGGCGAGATGGTCTACCTGGACCGCGTCGAGGCGGAGTGGCCGCTGCGCCTGCAGTTGCCGGTTGGGACCAGGGTGCCGCTGCACTGCACCGCCGCCGGCAAGCTCTACCTCTCGAGCCTTTCGCCGTCGCCGCGTGCCGCGCTGCTGCGCAGCCTGACTCTGGAGGCGCGCACCCCCAACTCCGTCACCGATCCAGAAGCCCTGAACGCGGCGTTGGACGAGATACGCAAGACCGGTGTCGGCGTCGACAACGAGGAGTTCCTGGAGGGCATGGTCGCGGTGGCGGTGCCGGTCACCGACGGCGGCGGCCGCTTCTTCGCCGCCCTGGCGGTCCACGCCCCGGTGATGCGCATGAACCTGGAAGAGGCCATGACCCACGTGCCGGTGCTGCAGGAAGCGGCGGCCGAGCTCTCCAACCTTGCCGCCGGCGTCAAGCTCGCCGAGACGGAGGCGAGCTAG
- a CDS encoding DUF3137 domain-containing protein, producing the protein MTETQTGAQASLAEVFAAEIAPHLPALEAARKGRLRTARLRAAGAGGAVILAAVVIWLQEVPAAAIAVLILGGAAGGWWALGPARRHKEAVRALFIPPLLRFLGETEHHRDPGGNFDLSRVERAGITGAFNRSKLEDLFIGRHRGTDFRMVEARLRRRSGGRRKRQTTVFKGLLCEVGVPVAFEGVVLLVGDKGALGNWVADKIRGAFDGVEAVTLTHDAFEARFQVYSDAPEDARRLLQPGLCDTLVALADELGRDAVNCAFIEGRFLVALPQKQNLFEIGRLHRSLAHGEEDLRRLAGEFTIPQRLIDTLHGERKQVLPES; encoded by the coding sequence GTGACCGAAACGCAAACAGGGGCGCAAGCGAGCCTGGCGGAGGTCTTCGCCGCGGAGATCGCGCCCCACCTGCCGGCCCTGGAGGCGGCGCGCAAGGGCCGCCTGCGCACGGCCCGGCTGCGCGCCGCCGGCGCCGGCGGCGCCGTCATCCTGGCCGCGGTCGTCATCTGGCTGCAGGAAGTTCCGGCGGCGGCCATCGCCGTTCTGATCCTCGGCGGCGCGGCCGGCGGCTGGTGGGCCTTGGGCCCGGCGCGGCGCCACAAGGAAGCGGTGCGCGCCCTCTTCATCCCGCCGCTGCTGCGCTTTCTGGGCGAGACCGAACATCACCGCGATCCTGGCGGAAACTTCGATCTGTCACGGGTCGAGCGCGCCGGTATCACAGGCGCCTTCAACCGGTCCAAGCTGGAGGACCTCTTCATCGGCCGCCATCGCGGCACCGACTTCCGCATGGTGGAGGCACGTCTGAGGAGACGCAGCGGCGGCCGCCGCAAACGCCAGACAACGGTCTTCAAAGGACTGCTCTGCGAAGTCGGCGTGCCGGTCGCCTTCGAGGGCGTGGTGCTGCTGGTCGGCGACAAGGGCGCGCTGGGCAACTGGGTGGCCGACAAGATCCGCGGCGCCTTCGACGGCGTCGAGGCGGTGACGCTGACTCACGATGCTTTCGAGGCACGCTTCCAGGTCTACAGCGACGCCCCCGAAGACGCGCGCCGCCTGCTGCAGCCCGGCCTTTGCGACACTCTTGTGGCCCTGGCCGACGAGTTGGGCCGGGACGCGGTGAACTGCGCCTTCATCGAGGGCCGCTTCCTCGTCGCCCTGCCGCAGAAGCAGAACCTCTTCGAGATCGGCCGCCTCCACCGCTCCCTGGCGCACGGCGAGGAGGACCTGCGGCGCCTGGCCGGCGAATTCACCATTCCCCAACGGCTGATCGACACCCTGCACGGCGAGCGCAAGCAGGTCTTGCCGGAGAGCTGA